In Streptomyces sp. NBC_00414, a single window of DNA contains:
- the lhgO gene encoding L-2-hydroxyglutarate oxidase encodes MVREIAYDCDVLVIGGGIVGLSTAYAITRAAPGTRVTVLEKEPGPARHQTGRNSGVIHSGIYYRPGSLKAQFAARGAAEMVKFCTEYDIAHAVTGKLIVATERDELPRLHALVQRGRENGIPVRELGAGQIGEYEPEVRGLAAIHVATTGVCDFVGVARQLASASGAQIRYGTKAAYIDRRPDLGVAVRTDDGTVVRARVLVNCAGLHCDEIARLAGDEPEMRIVPFRGEYYTLARPDLVRGLVYPVPDPAFPFLGVHLTRGIDGSVHIGPNAVLALAREGYDWRTVRPRELGSTLAWPGSWRIARRHWRYGTGELHRSVSKAAFTHAVRRLLPAVTPDDLVPASAGVRAQGVMRDGTLLDDFLIQEGPRTVHVLNAPSPAATASLPIGREIAQRALKSLATT; translated from the coding sequence ATGGTGCGGGAGATCGCTTACGACTGTGACGTGCTCGTGATCGGCGGCGGGATCGTCGGTCTGTCGACGGCGTATGCGATCACGCGTGCCGCGCCGGGCACGCGCGTGACGGTGCTGGAGAAGGAGCCCGGCCCGGCCCGGCACCAGACGGGACGCAACAGCGGCGTGATCCACAGCGGTATCTACTACCGCCCGGGATCCCTGAAGGCACAGTTCGCGGCGCGGGGCGCGGCCGAGATGGTCAAGTTCTGCACGGAGTACGACATCGCCCACGCGGTGACCGGCAAGCTGATCGTCGCCACGGAGCGGGACGAGCTCCCCCGCCTGCACGCACTCGTACAGCGCGGCCGGGAGAACGGCATTCCGGTGCGGGAGCTGGGTGCCGGCCAGATCGGCGAGTACGAACCGGAAGTACGGGGCCTCGCCGCGATCCACGTCGCCACGACCGGGGTGTGCGACTTCGTCGGGGTGGCCCGACAGCTCGCGAGCGCCTCCGGGGCCCAGATCCGCTACGGCACGAAGGCCGCGTACATCGACCGCCGCCCCGACCTCGGCGTGGCCGTCCGCACGGACGACGGCACGGTCGTCCGCGCCCGCGTCCTGGTCAACTGCGCCGGCCTCCACTGCGACGAGATCGCCCGCCTCGCAGGCGACGAGCCCGAGATGCGCATCGTCCCCTTCCGCGGCGAGTACTACACCCTGGCCCGCCCCGACCTGGTCCGCGGCCTCGTCTACCCCGTCCCGGACCCCGCGTTCCCCTTCCTGGGGGTCCACCTCACCCGCGGCATCGACGGCAGCGTCCACATCGGCCCGAACGCGGTCCTGGCCCTGGCCCGCGAGGGCTACGACTGGCGTACGGTCCGCCCCCGCGAACTGGGCTCGACCCTCGCCTGGCCCGGTTCCTGGCGCATAGCCCGCCGCCACTGGCGCTACGGCACCGGAGAACTGCACCGCTCGGTCTCCAAGGCAGCCTTCACCCACGCGGTCCGCCGCCTGCTCCCCGCGGTGACCCCCGACGACCTGGTCCCGGCATCCGCGGGCGTCCGCGCCCAGGGGGTCATGCGCGACGGCACCCTGCTGGACGACTTCCTGATCCAGGAGGGCCCCCGCACGGTCCACGTACTGAACGCCCCGTCCCCCGCGGCCACGGCCTCCCTCCCCATCGGCCGGGAAATAGCCCAGAGAGCCCTCAAGTCCCTGGCAACCACCTGA
- the trmB gene encoding tRNA (guanosine(46)-N7)-methyltransferase TrmB, which produces MSDSSRTPRPRNEPRFPDGPQPDPAGSHFERRIRSFQPRRSRVTQGQADALQRLWPKWGLDIDGQRTLDLPELFAADIPVVLEIGFGMGEATARMAADDPGTGILAVDVHTPGQGNLLNLADQAGLSNIRVANGDAVILLREMLAPDSLAGLRVYFPDPWPKKRHHKRRLIQPEFLTLAASRLRPGALLHCATDWEPYAEVMLEVLTAHPDFENTQPATPATPDSLTTPDSPTNGYAPRPDFRPLTRFESQGLDKGHVVNDLLFRRVPHGTDSTGT; this is translated from the coding sequence GTGTCTGACTCATCCAGAACCCCCCGCCCCAGAAACGAACCTCGCTTCCCCGACGGCCCCCAGCCCGACCCGGCAGGCTCGCACTTCGAGCGACGGATCCGCAGCTTCCAGCCCCGCCGCAGCCGCGTCACCCAGGGCCAGGCGGACGCGTTGCAGCGGCTGTGGCCCAAGTGGGGCCTGGACATCGACGGACAGCGGACCCTCGACCTCCCCGAACTCTTCGCGGCCGACATCCCGGTCGTCCTGGAGATCGGCTTCGGCATGGGCGAGGCGACGGCCCGCATGGCCGCCGACGATCCCGGCACCGGCATCCTCGCCGTGGACGTCCACACCCCGGGCCAGGGCAACCTCCTGAACCTCGCGGACCAGGCAGGCCTGTCCAACATCCGCGTGGCCAACGGCGACGCCGTCATCCTGCTCCGCGAGATGCTGGCACCGGACTCCCTCGCCGGCCTGCGCGTCTACTTCCCGGACCCCTGGCCCAAGAAGCGCCACCACAAGCGGCGCCTGATCCAGCCGGAGTTCCTCACCCTCGCCGCGTCCCGCCTCCGCCCCGGCGCACTGCTGCACTGCGCGACGGACTGGGAGCCGTACGCGGAGGTGATGCTCGAAGTCCTCACCGCGCACCCGGACTTCGAGAACACCCAGCCCGCCACACCAGCCACTCCGGACAGCCTCACGACTCCCGACAGCCCCACAAACGGCTACGCGCCCCGCCCCGATTTCCGCCCCCTGACCCGCTTCGAGTCCCAGGGCCTGGACAAGGGTCACGTGGTGAACGATCTCCTGTTCCGCCGCGTACCGCATGGCACGGACAGCACGGGCACCTGA
- a CDS encoding PrsW family intramembrane metalloprotease has protein sequence MATSPPPPTPPGFPAGGARRHAHWWKRKWVRYAALTTLLTLSGLVILALVRKQTGTEGFLVGLGLAVLPVPLLVAAFRWLDRVDPGPWRNLLFSFAWGACAAALIAIVANSFATQWIATTTADPSHADTLGATVIAPIVEESAKAAAVLLVFLFRRRDFTGIVDGVVIAGVTATGFAFTENILYLGTAFGTDQLTGDTGIFSVTAATFFVRVIMSPFAHPLFTVLTGIGFGIAALSAERHQVRRVLLPIVGLLLAMGMHAMWNGSSAFGEYGFFAVYAAFMVPSFGLLTWLAVWTRQRELGTVRTELPSYAVAGWLAAPEPFVLGSMKARRLAREYATHHGGRDAGRAVAEYEAYATSLAFLRHRGRRGRAGADFAVRERELLHELWARREPARPALAYAARATASSGPVPVPVPWPGYGYPPQGYPAYNPYRS, from the coding sequence ATGGCCACCAGCCCCCCACCCCCGACACCCCCCGGCTTCCCCGCCGGAGGCGCCCGTCGGCACGCACACTGGTGGAAGCGCAAGTGGGTGCGCTACGCCGCGCTGACCACCCTGCTCACCCTGTCGGGCCTCGTCATCCTGGCCCTCGTCCGCAAACAGACCGGCACGGAGGGCTTCCTGGTGGGCCTCGGCCTCGCCGTGCTGCCCGTCCCGCTCCTGGTCGCCGCGTTCCGCTGGCTGGACCGGGTCGACCCGGGGCCCTGGAGAAACCTGCTCTTCTCGTTCGCCTGGGGTGCCTGCGCGGCCGCGCTGATAGCCATCGTCGCGAACAGTTTCGCGACGCAGTGGATAGCGACGACCACCGCGGACCCGTCCCACGCGGACACCCTCGGCGCCACCGTGATAGCTCCGATCGTCGAGGAGTCGGCGAAGGCCGCGGCGGTCCTGCTCGTCTTCCTGTTCCGCAGACGGGACTTCACGGGGATAGTCGACGGCGTGGTGATAGCGGGCGTCACGGCGACCGGCTTCGCGTTCACCGAGAACATCCTCTACCTGGGCACGGCCTTCGGCACGGACCAGCTGACGGGCGACACCGGCATCTTCTCCGTCACGGCGGCGACCTTCTTCGTACGCGTGATCATGTCGCCCTTCGCGCATCCGCTGTTCACCGTGCTGACGGGCATCGGCTTCGGCATCGCGGCGCTCTCGGCGGAGCGCCACCAGGTGCGCCGCGTCCTCCTCCCCATCGTCGGGCTGCTGCTCGCGATGGGCATGCACGCGATGTGGAACGGCTCGTCGGCCTTCGGCGAGTACGGCTTCTTCGCGGTCTACGCGGCCTTCATGGTCCCGTCCTTCGGGCTGCTGACCTGGCTGGCCGTCTGGACCCGGCAGCGCGAACTGGGCACGGTCCGCACGGAACTGCCCTCGTACGCGGTGGCCGGCTGGCTGGCCGCACCCGAGCCGTTCGTACTGGGCTCGATGAAGGCGCGGCGGCTGGCCCGGGAGTACGCCACCCATCACGGCGGGCGGGACGCGGGGCGGGCGGTGGCGGAGTACGAGGCGTACGCGACCTCGCTGGCGTTCCTGCGGCACCGGGGGCGGCGGGGGCGTGCGGGTGCCGACTTCGCCGTGCGGGAGCGGGAGCTGCTCCACGAGCTGTGGGCCCGTCGGGAGCCGGCTCGGCCGGCCCTCGCGTATGCGGCGCGGGCCACGGCTTCGTCGGGGCCGGTGCCTGTGCCTGTGCCCTGGCCGGGCTATGGGTATCCGCCGCAGGGGTATCCGGCGTACAACCCGTACCGCTCCTGA
- a CDS encoding aldo/keto reductase, translating to MTLLRALGSSDLEVFPIALGGNVFGWTADRAASFAVLDAYTAAGGNFVDTADAYSAWAPGNSGGESETVIGDWLTARGNRADVLIATKAGAHPSYKGLSPVNVKAAAEASLRRLRTDHIDLYYTHYDDPSVPVEEFLGALDELVRSGKVRAIAASNISPERLQEALDVSDREGLPRYVALQAQYSLVSRDTYEGPLRDVASRGGLAAVPYYGLASGFLTGKYRPGAEVDSPRAGSAGKHLQSERGRRVLAALDEVAQERGVEVATVALGWLASRPTVAVPLASARTPSQLPALLALADLALTDNDLTKLTRASE from the coding sequence ATGACGCTTCTTCGCGCGCTGGGCTCTTCCGACCTCGAAGTCTTTCCGATCGCCCTCGGCGGCAACGTCTTCGGCTGGACCGCCGACCGGGCCGCGTCCTTCGCCGTGCTCGACGCCTACACGGCCGCCGGCGGGAACTTCGTGGACACCGCCGACGCGTACTCGGCCTGGGCGCCGGGCAACTCGGGCGGTGAGTCCGAGACCGTCATCGGCGACTGGCTGACCGCGCGCGGCAACCGCGCCGACGTCCTCATCGCCACGAAGGCCGGCGCCCACCCCTCGTACAAGGGGCTGTCCCCGGTCAACGTGAAGGCGGCCGCCGAGGCGTCGCTGCGCCGTCTGCGGACGGATCACATCGACCTCTACTACACCCACTACGACGATCCGTCCGTGCCGGTCGAGGAGTTCCTCGGGGCCCTGGACGAACTCGTACGCTCCGGCAAGGTACGCGCGATCGCCGCGTCCAACATCTCTCCCGAGCGGCTCCAGGAGGCCCTGGACGTCTCCGACCGCGAGGGTCTTCCGCGGTACGTGGCGCTGCAGGCCCAGTACAGCCTCGTCTCCCGTGACACGTACGAGGGTCCGCTGCGGGACGTCGCCTCGCGGGGCGGACTGGCCGCCGTACCGTATTACGGGCTCGCCTCGGGCTTCCTCACCGGCAAGTACCGGCCCGGTGCCGAGGTCGACAGTCCCCGGGCCGGTTCGGCGGGCAAGCACCTTCAGTCCGAGCGGGGGCGGCGGGTGCTGGCCGCGCTCGACGAGGTCGCGCAGGAGCGGGGGGTCGAGGTCGCGACCGTGGCCCTGGGCTGGCTGGCCTCCCGCCCCACGGTCGCCGTCCCCCTCGCCAGCGCCCGCACACCGTCACAACTCCCGGCCCTACTGGCCCTGGCAGACCTCGCCCTGACGGACAACGACCTCACCAAACTGACCCGCGCGTCTGAGTGA